Proteins co-encoded in one Astatotilapia calliptera chromosome 18, fAstCal1.2, whole genome shotgun sequence genomic window:
- the LOC113010195 gene encoding uncharacterized protein LOC113010195: MDSNSGDTMELAALGRPFGLGMLYDCRSDKLVPGLTLWDRDDLKKDIAERSKPSNEFEIVASESISGKSSALNVEASLKASFLGGLVQVDGSAKYLNDSKSSRNQARVTLKYKATTKFQELSMNHLGRGNVKHPYVFDQGLATHVVTAILYGAQAFFVFDREVSEQENHQDVQGNLKVTIKKIPLLSVEGEGSLKMEDKDKESVDKFSCRFYGDFCLPKPPTTFQGAVEVYQSLPGLLGAQGKNAVPVMVWLLPLTTLDSSAAQLIREISTRLVQEAQTVLEDFSELEMRSNDVLRTSIAKEFPQIDKKIKSFKEMCSEFKLEFQQTLAKKLPSIRGGGEEEAELAEILKKRHSSPFSSKNLNEWMDCKEREVDTLMSFTKMMKNTKIISSQNDLYKESLSAEHVVCFVFTSLGKDEPYLSALSRYLKGKTNPDIQDPHTHDVEKEQWYASKEVTAEMRRKAKLFSDFAEANEENKNMKFLTVGLTNETQEGSSIHLYEGGFTVSENFEPPSKPETVTAADINHNSVTLKISPPRFGAENITSYSVEYCVSGEDGWQQKTEAKAEEVTVRDLKPNTEYVLRCRAVTSAGVGPDNQVSIKTLPCSPPGKLRLEPNSTEISVSWEKPAELGEDVQILSYMVEYSKTDDNEEALHWNQTKSAGEKVILSGLQTDTEYAVRVRCDCGSAGKSKESITVKVCTTFNRLAELLKDKSEKIKSDSPSVYKLPLTEEHMNIDGCRKFDFGEETEVQNHTIMLFGATGSGKSTLIDGMINYIVGVEWEDSFRFKLVDEDQSTSRAPSQTSEVTVYKINHQDGFQIPFSLTIIDTPGFGDTRGIERDREITEQLRNLFSAQRGVSEIDAVCFVAQAAQVRSTTQKYVFDSVLSIFGKDVAENIRVLVTSVDGQRPPVLDAVKASGVPLPTADDGLPVHFKFNNSALFAHNRSSQNDDTVYEDEEEENFGQMFWEMSTNNMKSFFDSVKVTQAKSLKQTNEVLNQRRQHEIVGQAWWKLSRLRSVGLRELKETTKKLREFEAQINKNENAEFEVTVMNPKQEDAGNFSTNCKKCKFTCHYPCPVKKDAAENCCAAMDSNGCCTVCPSKCSWEDHVSENKKWEYREDTRKQSVRELKESIGVTDDKMTAEALVKKLESVFSDKLPDVTELAKMSCKCEDTLKQIALKPDPLSTSEYIDMLIEEEKSEANPGWEKRVRHLQGMGAKIPQTCAIL, from the coding sequence GATTGACTCTGTGGGATCGTGATGACCTGAAGAAAGATATAGCAGAAAGATCAAAGCCCTCTAATGAGTTCGAAATTGTTGCATCTGAATCAATTTCTGGCAAATCTTCAGCTCTAAATGTTGAAGCTTCACTTAAGGCAAGTTTCTTAGGTGGACTGGTTCAGGTTGATGGATCTGCCAAATATCTGAATGATAGTAAATCTTCCAGAAATCAGGCCAGAGTAACACTGAAGTACAAGGCAACCACAAAGTTCCAGGAGCTGTCCATGAATCATCTTGGAAGAGGAAACGTGAAGCATCCATATGTTTTTGATCAAGGCTTAGCAACACATGTAGTCACAGCTATTCTTTATGGAGCACaagctttctttgtgtttgaccGTGAAGTTTCTGAACAGGAAAATCATCAAGATGTTCAGGGCAACTTGAAGGTGACCATCAAGAAGATTCCCTTACTTTCTGTAGAGGGTGAAGGTTCCCTGAAGATGGAAGACAAGGACAAAGAAAGTGTTGATAAATTCTCCTGCAGGTTTTATGGAGACTTCTGTCTTCCAAAACCACCAACAACCTTTCAAGGTGCAGTAGAAGTCTACCAAAGCCTGCCAGGATTACTGGGAGCTCAAGGAAAAAATGCTGTACCAGTGATGGTCTGGCTGCTGCCACTGACAACTTTAGATTCTTCTGCTGCTCAACTCATCCGTGAGATCAGTACAAGATTAGTTCAAGAAGCACAGACAGTCCTGGAGGACTTCAGTGAGCTGGAAATGAGGTCCAATGATGTACTGAGAACCAGCATTGCAAAGGAGTTCCCACAGAttgataaaaaaattaaaagtttcaAAGAAATGTGCTCTGAGTTCAAGCTGGAATTCCAACAAACTTTGGCCAAGAAACTTCCATCAAtccgaggaggaggagaagaggaagctGAGCTTGCAGAGATCCTGAAGAAGAGACATTCTTCACCTTTCAGCAGCAAAAACCTGAACGAGTGGATGGACTGTAAAGAGAGAGAAGTTGACACATTAATGTCTTTTACCAAGATGatgaaaaacaccaaaatcaTCTCGTCTCAAAATGATCTGTACAAGGAAAGTCTGAGTGCAGAGcatgttgtgtgttttgttttcacctCTCTGGGAAAGGATGAACCGTACCTCTCAGCTTTATCAAGATACTTAAAAGGAAAAACCAACCCAGACATTCAAGATCCTCACACTCATGATGTAGAGAAGGAACAATGGTACGCCTCAAAAGAAGTAACAGCTgaaatgaggagaaaagcaaaactCTTCAGTGATTTTGCAGAGGCCAACGAGGAGAACAAGAACATGAAGTTCCTGACAGTGGGGTTAACTAATGAGACACAGGAAGGTTCCAGCATCCACCTTTATGAAGGTGGATTTACtgtcagtgagaactttgagcCTCCTTCAAAGCCTGAAACTGTGACTGCAGCTGACATAAACCACAACAGTGTGACACTGAAGATTTCTCCACCCAGATTTGGAGCGGAGAACATCACTTCCTACTCTGTTGAGTACTGTGTCAGTGGAGAGGATGGATGGCAGCAAAAGACAGAAGCAAAGGCTGAAGAAGTCACAGTGAGAGATCTGAAGCCAAACACAGAGTATGTGCTCAGATGCAGAGCAGTGACCTCAGCAGGTGTCGGGCCGGATAATCAAGTTTCTATTAAAACTTTACCCTGCAGCCCTCCTGGAAAACTTAGACTTGAACCAAATTCAACTGAGATATCAGTGAGCTGGGAGAAACCTGCTGAGCTCGGAGAGGATGTGCAGATATTGAGCTACATGGTGGAGTATTCAAAAACAGATGATAATGAGGAAGCTCTGCATTGGAACCAAACAAAGTCAGCAGGTGAAAAGGTGATCCTTTCAGGTCTCCAGACAGATACAGAATATGCAGTCAGGGTCAGATGTGATTGTGGTTCAGctggaaaaagcaaagaaagcatCACTGTTAAAGTCTGCACAACATTTAACCGCCTCGCAGAACTTCTCAAAGACAAAAGTGAAAAGATCAAATCTGATTCCCCCTCAGTTTACAAACTGCCTCTGACAGAAGAACACATGAACATAGATGGATGCAGGAAGTTTGACTTTGGAGAAGAAACCGAGGTGCAGAATCATACAATAATGCTTTTTGGAGCGACAGGATCAGGAAAGTCCACTCTGATCGATGGGATGATCAACTACATTGTTGGTGTCGAGTGGGAGGACAGTTTCAGGTTTAAGTTAGTTGATGAGGATCAGTCAACATCACGAGCTCCCAGTCAGACCTCTGAAGTCACTGTTTACAAAATCAACCACCAGGATGGATTTCAAATCCCGTTCTCTCTGACCATTATTGACACTCCAGGCTTTGGAGATACAAGAGGcatagaaagagacagagagatcaCAGAGCAGCTACGTAATCTCTTCTCTGCTCAGCGTGGTGTCAGTGAAATcgatgctgtgtgttttgtagctCAGGCTGCTCAAGTGAGATCCACAACACAGAAATATGTGTTTGATTCAGTGCTCTCAATCTTTGGCAAAGATGTGGCAGAAAACATCAGGGTCCTGGTGACATCTGTAGACGGTCAGCGACCTCCAGTTCTAGACGCAGTAAAAGCTTCAGGTGTCCCATTACCTACAGCTGATGATGGGCTGCCTGTTCACTTCAAATTTAATAATTCAGCCTTGTTTGCACACAACAGATCATCTCAGAATGACGACACTGTTTAcgaagatgaagaagaggaaaacTTTGGTCAGATGTTTTGGGAAATGAGCACAAACAACATGAAGAGTTTTTTTGATTCTGTAAAAGTCACACAAGCAAAAAGCTTGAAACAGACCAACGAGGTCCTCAATCAAAGAAGGCAGCATGAAATAGTAGGACAAGCTTGGTGGAAATTAAGCAGACTGCGGTCAGTCGGGCTTCGGGAGCTAAAAGAGACGACTAAAAAACTAAGAGAGTTTGAGGCGCAGATCAACAAAAATGAGAACGCCGAGTTTGAAGTTACAGTCATGAACCCTAAGCAGGAGGATGCTGGTAATTTCAGTACCAACTGTAAGAAGTGTAAGTTTACATGTCATTATCCCTGTCCTGTGAAAAAGGATGCAGCTGAAAATTGCTGTGCTGCAATGGATTCAAATGGATGCTGCACTGTGTGCCCAAGCAAATGTTCGTGGGAAGACCATGTCAGCGAGAATAAAAAATGGGAGTATAGAGAGGATACACGGAAACAATCAGTCAGAGAGCTGAAAGAAAGCATCGGTGTCACCGATGATAAGATGACTGCTGAGGCTCTGGTTAAAAAACTGGAAAGTGTATTTTCTGATAAACTGCCTGATGTGACGGAATTGGCGAAAATGTCATGTAAGTGTGAGGACACGCTTAAACAGATAGCACTGAAGCCAGATCCTCTGTCCACCTCAGAATACATCGACATGCTGATCGAGGAAGAGAAATCAGAGGCCAACCCAGGCTGGGAGAAACGAGTGCGGCACCTGCAGGGGATGGGAGCTAAAATACCACAAACATGTGCAATACTGTGA